The Brasilonema sennae CENA114 genome includes a region encoding these proteins:
- the aroF gene encoding 3-deoxy-7-phosphoheptulonate synthase yields the protein MIIVVKNGTPADEVTRISQELHNTWGVTVEKSVGQNKVVLGLIGETATLDPMQIQNNSPWIEQVLRIQKPFKRVSREFRHGEASEVVVPTPNGPVHIGEEHPVVLVAGPCSVENEEMIVETAKRVKAAGAKFLRGGAYKPRSSPYAFQGHGESALDLLAAAREATGLGIITELMDAADLPALARVADVIQIGARNMQNFSLLKKVGAQDKPVLIKRGMSATIDEWLMAAEYILAAGNPNVILCERGIRTFDSKYVRNTLDLSVIPVLRQLTHLPIMIDPSHGTGKSEYVTPMAMAALAAGADSLMIEVHPNPAKALSDGPQSLTPEKFDRLVQELSVLGKVVDRWSIPDQRSLVALGQV from the coding sequence ATGATCATTGTCGTCAAAAATGGTACACCTGCTGATGAAGTTACTCGCATCAGCCAAGAATTGCATAACACTTGGGGCGTCACTGTAGAAAAAAGCGTCGGACAAAACAAAGTGGTTTTAGGCTTAATTGGTGAAACTGCCACCCTAGATCCAATGCAGATACAGAATAACAGTCCTTGGATTGAGCAAGTACTACGAATTCAGAAACCTTTCAAGCGCGTCAGTCGAGAATTCCGTCATGGAGAAGCCAGTGAGGTTGTTGTTCCCACACCAAATGGTCCTGTCCACATCGGTGAAGAACATCCCGTTGTGTTGGTTGCTGGACCTTGCTCTGTTGAAAATGAAGAAATGATTGTGGAAACGGCAAAGCGCGTTAAGGCGGCTGGAGCCAAGTTTCTGCGTGGCGGGGCTTACAAACCTCGCTCCTCGCCTTATGCATTTCAAGGACATGGTGAGAGTGCTCTAGATTTGTTAGCAGCAGCTCGTGAAGCTACTGGTTTGGGGATCATCACAGAACTTATGGATGCTGCTGATTTACCAGCACTGGCTAGGGTTGCTGACGTGATTCAGATAGGAGCCAGAAACATGCAAAACTTTTCCTTGCTAAAGAAAGTGGGCGCTCAAGATAAGCCTGTGCTGATCAAACGCGGGATGTCCGCCACGATTGATGAGTGGCTCATGGCAGCAGAATATATTCTGGCAGCAGGAAACCCAAATGTAATTCTTTGCGAACGAGGTATTAGAACTTTTGATTCCAAATATGTTCGTAACACTCTAGATTTATCAGTGATTCCTGTGTTGAGACAGCTAACACATTTACCCATCATGATTGACCCTAGTCATGGTACAGGAAAATCAGAGTATGTTACACCGATGGCAATGGCAGCTTTAGCAGCAGGTGCAGATTCATTGATGATTGAAGTTCACCCAAATCCTGCTAAAGCTCTATCTGACGGACCTCAGTCCCTGACTCCTGAAAAGTTTGACAGATTGGTTCAGGAATTGTCAGTTTTGGGTAAAGTCGTTGATCGTTGGTCTATACCCGATCAACGTAGTTTAGTAGCTTTAGGACAGGTGTAG